The following are from one region of the Nymphaea colorata isolate Beijing-Zhang1983 chromosome 7, ASM883128v2, whole genome shotgun sequence genome:
- the LOC116257152 gene encoding pentatricopeptide repeat-containing protein At4g02750-like: MYINFGMRDDALKLLCKMQYRDNVSWNSNIAGYSQCGLAEEAMKLYSQMLLHPVRHDHYTFSSVLRCCAKPATLQWGKQIHVSIIKLGFKAHMFVGSALIYMYSRCGIIENASRAFDEASKSGPVTWNSIIFSYAQHGQGESAIDAFKLMQEVGIKPDHITFVGILSACSHVGLVEEGSYYFMSMDAKYGIKPRMELFACAIDLFGRAGLLERSKLVIDLMPFKPNAMIWKTLLGVCRAHQDIDFAKNAASFLLELEPNEDATYILLSNVFALHGEWDELAQLKRVMREKGLKKMAGCSWVEVKNVVHTFNAEDRSHPHAKEIYEKLKVLMKQIKGMSYVPDTEFVLHNLDEETKEHHLFYHSEKLAVVFAIMTVPKGVTIRIMKNLRTCGDCHTAFKFISKAIDREIVMKDANRFHHFESGTCS; encoded by the coding sequence ATGTACATCAATTTTGGTATGAGGGATGATGCACTTAAACTACTTTGCAAGATGCAATATAGAGATAATGTCTCATGGAATTCAAATATAGCAGGTTACTCTCAGTGTGGGCTTGCTGAGGAAGCTATGAAATTATATTCCCAGATGTTGCTTCATCCTGTCAGGCATGATCATTACACATTCTCTAGTGTTCTCCGATGTTGTGCTAAGCCAGCAACATTACAATGGGGCAAACAGATTCATGTTTCAATCATCAAGCTTGGTTTCAAAGCACATATGTTTGTTGGTAGTGCACTGATTTACATGTACTCTAGGTGTGGTATCATAGAAAATGCTTCAAGGGCGTTTGATGAAGCTTCAAAAAGTGGTCCAGTTACATGGAATTCaattatattttcttatgcaCAACATGGACAAGGTGAATCTGCAATTGATGCCTTTAAATTAATGCAGGAAGTAGGCATAAAGCCAGATCACATCACCTTTGTTGGTATTCTATCTGCATGCAGTCATGTTGGTTTGGTTGAAGAAGGATCATACTACTTCATGTCTATGGATGCTAAGTATGGTATTAAACCTCGGATGGAACTTTTTGCATGTGCAATCGATCTTTTTGGTCGTGCTGGGCTGCTGGAGAGATCAAAATTAGTCATTGATTTGATGCCATTTAAGCCTAATGCAATGATATGGAAGACCTTGCTTGGCGTATGCAGGGCTCATCAAGATATAGATTTTGCCAAAAATGCAGCAAGTTTCTTACTAGAATTAGAGCCCAATGAGGATGCAACATACATCCTCCTTTCAAATGTGTTTGCTCTTCATGGTGAATGGGATGAACTAGCACAATTGAAAAGGGTGATGAGGGAGAAAGGCCTAAAGAAGATGGCTGGATGCAGCTGGGTGGAGGTGAAAAACGTAGTGCATACATTTAATGCTGAAGACCGCTCACATCCTCATGCGAAAGAGATATATGAGAAGCTTAAGGTATTAATGAAGCAGATCAAGGGGATGAGTTATGTTCCTGATACTGAGTTTGTGTTGCATAATCTGGATGAAGAGACTAAAGAGCATCATCTTTTTTACCACAGTGAGAAACTCGCTGTGGTGTTCGCAATAATGACTGTTCCAAAAGGGGTTACAATTAGGATAATGAAGAATCTTCGTACTTGTGGGGATTGCCATACAGCTTTCAAGTTCATAAGCAAAGCAATTGACAGAGAGATAGTAATGAAAGATGCAAATCGCTTTCACCATTTTGAAAGTGGCACTTGTTCTTGA